From one Halothece sp. PCC 7418 genomic stretch:
- a CDS encoding amylo-alpha-1,6-glucosidase produces MSQETLDIIEFEGRSFAEAEQVPIPEWHCSRTERLQPTLTLKEDDIFLITDTIGNITCHNEQVDVSLGLFCQDTRFLNRLELQIEGHAPILLSSTAQQGFALSVLCSNPYFPDHLKAETIGIQRDIVLQGGLFEELTITNYNTDPVQFQMSLSFGSDFIDLFQIRGRVRSQRGHLMRQVLPQTTNGQNIQSLVEATGELILAYQGLDDVLMESRIQFSHQLPSDFKGYTALWDLSLEAHETQKIGYRLQPMINGKPASVVSAPMTLKQAHGSEVSEQQHWQNEVTRIRTDNRALNQIIERAEKDIYLLGQTFGEGKVLSAGIPWFATLFGRDSIISAWQTLILDSRIARQTLLTLAEYQGKVDDQWREEAPGKILHELRSGEMARCGEIPHTPYYGTVDATPLWLILYAEYYTWTHDEQLFHQLWDNAVAAMGWIDRACEARGYLYYHCESAGGLQNQGWKDSGDCIVDRKGRLATGAIALCEVQGYIYAAKMRLSQLARLKKRLDLADRWYEEAQKLKTRFNRDFWIPDQGYYALALDENKKPIDSITSNPGHCLGLGILDPDKAHSVAERLQAPDLFSGWGIRTLSSLSPAYNPMGYHLGTVWPHDNGIIAAGLRAVGFVEQALELSQAIIDMCSEQPYHRPPELFCGYKRTPNRSPVRYPVACSPQAWATGTVFQLLQLMINLQPDAANNCLRIIHPTLPASIQYLSLDNLKIGETVIDLEFEQSDGATACRVVRKRGNLRVIIEA; encoded by the coding sequence ATGTCTCAAGAAACCCTTGATATCATTGAATTTGAAGGGAGAAGTTTTGCCGAAGCCGAACAAGTTCCCATTCCTGAGTGGCACTGTAGTCGCACGGAACGTTTACAGCCCACGCTGACTTTAAAAGAAGATGATATTTTCCTGATTACCGATACCATTGGCAACATCACCTGTCACAATGAGCAAGTGGATGTCAGCTTGGGGCTTTTTTGTCAAGATACCCGCTTTCTCAATCGTCTCGAACTCCAAATTGAAGGACACGCCCCCATTCTCCTCAGTAGTACCGCACAACAGGGATTTGCCCTCTCTGTGCTGTGTTCCAATCCTTACTTCCCAGACCATCTCAAAGCGGAAACCATCGGCATCCAGCGCGATATTGTCCTGCAAGGGGGACTGTTTGAAGAACTGACCATTACCAATTACAACACTGACCCTGTTCAATTTCAAATGAGCCTCAGTTTTGGTTCTGATTTTATTGACTTATTTCAAATTCGCGGGCGAGTGCGCTCACAACGAGGACACTTAATGCGACAAGTTTTACCGCAAACGACCAATGGTCAAAATATTCAATCTTTAGTCGAAGCAACGGGAGAATTAATCTTAGCCTATCAAGGGTTAGATGACGTTTTGATGGAATCGAGAATTCAGTTTTCCCATCAACTTCCCAGTGACTTCAAAGGTTATACAGCCCTTTGGGATTTGAGTTTGGAGGCTCATGAAACCCAGAAAATTGGCTATCGGTTACAGCCGATGATTAATGGTAAACCCGCTTCGGTGGTCAGTGCACCAATGACCCTGAAACAAGCCCATGGTTCGGAAGTCAGCGAACAACAGCACTGGCAAAATGAGGTAACTCGCATTCGCACCGATAATCGGGCTTTAAATCAAATTATTGAACGGGCGGAAAAAGATATTTATTTACTCGGTCAAACCTTTGGGGAGGGAAAAGTTCTTTCGGCAGGGATTCCTTGGTTTGCAACCTTATTCGGTCGTGATTCCATTATCTCCGCTTGGCAAACCTTAATTTTAGATTCTCGCATAGCCCGACAAACCTTACTCACCCTGGCGGAATATCAAGGGAAAGTCGATGATCAATGGCGGGAAGAAGCACCAGGGAAAATTCTCCATGAACTGCGATCGGGAGAAATGGCACGCTGCGGAGAAATTCCTCATACCCCCTATTATGGAACCGTAGATGCCACCCCGTTATGGTTGATTCTCTATGCTGAATATTACACTTGGACCCACGATGAGCAGTTGTTTCATCAGTTGTGGGACAATGCTGTTGCTGCGATGGGTTGGATTGATCGCGCCTGTGAAGCCAGAGGATATTTGTATTATCATTGCGAGTCTGCTGGGGGGTTACAGAATCAAGGTTGGAAAGATTCAGGAGATTGTATTGTTGATCGCAAAGGAAGATTAGCGACGGGCGCGATCGCGCTGTGTGAAGTCCAAGGCTATATCTATGCAGCGAAAATGCGCCTCAGTCAACTCGCCCGTCTCAAAAAACGTTTAGATCTTGCGGATCGCTGGTACGAAGAAGCGCAAAAACTCAAAACCCGATTTAACCGAGATTTTTGGATTCCAGATCAAGGGTATTACGCCCTCGCCCTTGATGAAAACAAAAAACCCATTGATAGCATTACCTCCAACCCTGGTCACTGTCTCGGTTTAGGTATTTTAGATCCCGATAAAGCCCACAGTGTCGCAGAACGTTTACAAGCCCCCGATTTATTTAGTGGTTGGGGAATACGCACCCTCAGCAGTCTCTCACCCGCCTATAACCCCATGGGCTATCATTTAGGAACCGTTTGGCCCCACGATAATGGCATCATTGCTGCTGGGTTACGGGCCGTGGGCTTCGTAGAACAAGCTCTGGAATTGAGCCAAGCCATCATTGATATGTGCAGCGAGCAACCCTATCACCGTCCTCCCGAACTATTTTGTGGCTACAAACGCACGCCCAATCGTTCACCAGTGCGTTATCCCGTAGCCTGTTCCCCACAAGCCTGGGCAACAGGGACAGTTTTCCAACTGCTACAGTTAATGATTAACTTACAACCCGATGCAGCCAATAACTGTTTACGGATTATTCACCCTACCTTACCCGCCTCAATTCAATATTTGTCTTTAGATAATCTTAAAATTGGCGAGACTGTCATTGACTTAGAATTTGAACAATCCGATGGTGCAACCGCTTGTCGAGTGGTTCGTAAACGGGGAAACTTACGAGTCATCATTGAAGCCTAA
- a CDS encoding glycosyltransferase family 4 protein: MKIAQIAPLWEKVPPPTYGGTELVVSLLTDELVRRGHEVTLFATGDSETLATLEACCEQPLRPVGFSLAEYHVYEQMELSKVFNQAQDFDLIHSHLGYSAFPYANLVKTPVVHTLHGIIPTWMEGIFQQHRQQNFVTISHSQRRPELGLNYVATVYNAIALSTFQFYPEPQDPPYLAFLGRMSPEKGPQLAIAIAKQTQYPLKMAGKVDPVDKTFFEQEIAPHIDGEQIQFLGEANHDQKNILMGGAIATLFPITWREPFGLVTIESLACGTPVIAMAMGATSEIITHGETGFLCRNLEECINAVSEVNQLSRQRCYTRVAEHFNLHHMTDGYEAVYERLLGEKLEGNGHLQTPVLTMN; encoded by the coding sequence ATGAAAATTGCTCAAATCGCGCCCTTATGGGAAAAAGTCCCTCCCCCCACCTATGGCGGAACCGAATTAGTGGTGAGTTTATTAACGGATGAATTAGTCAGACGGGGTCATGAGGTGACATTATTCGCAACGGGCGATTCCGAAACTCTCGCTACTTTAGAGGCTTGCTGTGAACAACCGTTACGACCTGTGGGCTTTTCTCTTGCAGAGTATCATGTCTATGAGCAAATGGAATTGAGCAAGGTGTTTAATCAAGCCCAAGACTTTGATCTCATTCATTCTCATCTGGGTTATAGTGCGTTTCCTTATGCCAATTTAGTGAAAACGCCTGTTGTCCATACCTTACACGGGATTATCCCCACTTGGATGGAAGGGATTTTCCAACAACATCGTCAGCAAAATTTTGTCACGATTTCTCATTCTCAACGGCGACCTGAGTTAGGGTTAAATTATGTGGCGACGGTTTACAACGCGATCGCGCTCTCAACGTTCCAATTTTATCCTGAACCTCAAGATCCCCCCTATCTCGCCTTTCTGGGGCGAATGTCTCCCGAAAAAGGGCCCCAGCTTGCCATTGCAATTGCCAAACAAACCCAATACCCGCTTAAAATGGCAGGAAAAGTTGACCCTGTGGATAAAACCTTCTTTGAACAAGAAATTGCCCCACACATTGACGGCGAACAGATTCAATTTTTAGGAGAAGCGAACCACGACCAGAAAAATATTCTCATGGGAGGCGCGATCGCGACGCTATTTCCGATTACGTGGCGCGAACCCTTTGGACTGGTTACAATTGAATCTCTTGCTTGTGGAACCCCTGTCATTGCCATGGCGATGGGTGCAACCTCAGAAATTATTACCCACGGTGAAACGGGCTTCTTGTGTCGTAACCTTGAAGAATGTATCAATGCTGTTTCCGAAGTGAACCAACTCTCTCGTCAGCGTTGTTACACCCGTGTTGCCGAACATTTTAACCTACACCACATGACCGACGGTTATGAAGCGGTTTATGAAAGACTTTTGGGGGAAAAGCTAGAGGGTAATGGTCATCTGCAAACCCCTGTTTTAACCATGAACTAG
- the cysK gene encoding cysteine synthase A has translation MRIASNITELIGRTPLVQLNRIPASEGCVGQIVLKLEGMNPSASVKDRIGINMINTAEAQGLIEPGKTVLVEPTSGNTGIALAMTAAAKGYKLILTMPETMSNERRAMLRAYGAQLELTPGMQGMGGCIQRAQEIVDNTPNAYMLQQFNNSANPEIHRQTTAEEIWEDTEGNIDIFVAGIGTGGTITGVAEVIKERKPELQVVAVEPSNSPILSGGQPGPHKIQGIGAGFIPKVLNVQMLDEVVTVSDEEAIFYGRRLANEEGILSGISTGAALCASIKVAQRPENEGKLIVMIQPSYGERYLSTPLFQDLAPAADAVTVHS, from the coding sequence ATGCGTATCGCCAGTAATATCACCGAACTCATTGGTCGCACTCCCCTCGTCCAACTTAATCGCATTCCTGCAAGTGAAGGCTGTGTGGGTCAGATTGTTCTGAAACTCGAAGGGATGAACCCTTCCGCCTCTGTCAAAGACCGCATCGGCATTAACATGATTAATACTGCCGAAGCACAAGGTTTAATTGAACCTGGAAAAACTGTTTTAGTCGAACCCACCTCTGGTAATACGGGAATCGCCCTTGCGATGACGGCTGCTGCCAAGGGATATAAACTCATTCTCACCATGCCCGAAACCATGAGTAATGAGCGCCGAGCCATGTTAAGAGCTTATGGCGCACAATTAGAACTCACCCCTGGAATGCAGGGGATGGGAGGCTGCATTCAACGAGCACAAGAAATTGTTGATAACACGCCCAACGCTTATATGTTGCAACAATTTAATAATTCGGCAAATCCAGAAATCCATCGGCAAACGACTGCCGAAGAAATTTGGGAAGATACAGAGGGCAACATTGATATTTTTGTCGCTGGTATTGGTACTGGGGGGACAATTACTGGGGTTGCAGAAGTAATTAAAGAACGAAAACCAGAACTGCAAGTGGTTGCAGTCGAACCCAGTAACAGTCCAATCTTATCGGGCGGACAACCCGGTCCCCATAAAATCCAAGGAATCGGTGCTGGATTTATTCCCAAGGTTTTAAATGTTCAAATGCTGGATGAAGTCGTCACTGTCAGCGATGAAGAGGCGATTTTTTACGGTCGTCGCTTAGCAAACGAAGAAGGAATTCTCTCTGGTATTTCCACAGGGGCTGCTCTTTGTGCTTCCATTAAAGTTGCTCAGCGTCCTGAAAATGAAGGGAAACTGATTGTCATGATACAACCGAGTTATGGTGAACGCTATCTGAGTACACCGCTCTTTCAAGACTTAGCCCCTGCTGCTGATGCTGTTACCGTTCATTCATAG